From Gopherus flavomarginatus isolate rGopFla2 chromosome 7, rGopFla2.mat.asm, whole genome shotgun sequence, the proteins below share one genomic window:
- the LOC127055644 gene encoding zinc finger and SCAN domain-containing protein 29-like, whose protein sequence is MPPRTKRAPAWTNAELQDLISVWGEEAVQAQLRSRRRNYDTYGQISQSLLRRGHERDALQCRVKIKELRSAYCKAREGNRRSGAAPTTCHFYQELDAILGCDPTANPRSTMESSEQGEVGEVVEDGDSEATGVEGDTPESQYTCSQELFSSQEEASQSQQQEVDGEEETEDRARVTLTNAAGSPASRRL, encoded by the exons atgcctccacgcaccaaacgagccccagcatggaccaatgcagagctgcaggacctcataagtgtttggggagaggaggcagtgcaagcacagctgcgctccagaaggagaaattatgatacctatgggcagatatcgcagtccttattgagaaggggccatgaacgggacgcgttgcagtgcagggtcaaaataaaagagctgaggagtgcttactgcaaagcccgtgagggaaatcgccgctcaggagctgcccccacaacctgccatttttaccaggagctggatgccatacttgggtgtgaccccactgccaatcctaggagcacgatggagagttcagagcagggagaagtgggggaggttgtagaggacggcgacagtgaggctactggcgtggagggagacaccccggagtcccagtacacatgcagccaggagctcttctcaagccaggaggaggctagccagtcgcagcagcaggaagttgatggtgaggaagaaactgaggatcgtgctcggg tgaccttgactaatgcagccggatcaccggcctcacgtagattgtAG